Within Salvia splendens isolate huo1 chromosome 21, SspV2, whole genome shotgun sequence, the genomic segment tattattcacccctcttcaatgatgtgttgaatggtgtaggaccgacgatcgacttcaccgtcaacggaaatttataccacatgggttactatctcgccgatggtatctacccacggtggtcgactttcgtgaataCGCTCAACAACctgcaagacccgagacgggttctttttgcgcagcgccAAGAGTCCGcccggaaagacgtcgaaagagcctttagGGTCCTTCAAACCCGATTCAACactgtgaaggccccggctcggctgtggtacgtgaaaaatatcgacgacatcatgtacacgtgtattatcttacacaacatgattatagccgacgaaggaccgagggcggctagcttctacgacgaggatgaagccggaagctcaagcgcgaggtctcccccacgccgaggtgtgcatacgacggtgggtgagaggatcgaaacaaggcacacaatgcgcgatacccgaacccacgttgagctacaagaagacctaatcaaacacatgtgggcgaaattcggccacgagtagtgggttttttaattttatgaatttaattatgtaatttttaatttttatgagtttaattatgaaatttttaatttttaggattttaattatgtaattattattttttagaattttgattatgtaatttttaatttttaatgtattttgtaatattattccgggtatgtgtaatgtattttaattttgtgaaaatgtttttatttaaattgaataatggaatggtgggacccttgtgctggtccttgcggaagagcacggctgtgggtgttgtgctcttgcttaagagcatgcagaaaaagtggggccgggcccacaaccgtgctcgttggcaagagcacggttgtgggtgctctaattATCTTAATAAATGAGGAGCGCATGGTGCGCTCTTCCTCACAAGAGTGTTCGTCAAAGAAATagcaacaaaaacaaacaaacctGTTTCCACTTTTACGAGGCCAATTGGCCATttcactattttctttttacaaaCAGCAACTGGAATGATGTGTAGAATTGTAGATTGAACCACataacaaacaaattaaaagaaaaaaagaagaagaaaaggaataAGATCATATCTCATCTCAATCCTGCTAATCCAAGGTTTGGATCAGGCTTCTTCATCTAAAAGGTAGCTTCAAAACTTTTTTGTCAATTATTCTATATAAATAGGCCCTTGTTTCTTCTTAATTTGTtctgtttttccttttcttGATTTGGGTATTATGGGATGGGGGAGGAATTCGTAAAGATGTACAATTTCCACATgatcataaattaatattaccATGCGCAGTTTCATAAGAACAATGaattcataaatcataatgaGTGATGAACAATCTAGTCGTGTACATGCTATTATAATTTACATATTAGAGATTCAAcaaattcattttatattaaaaatattgttaTAAGAAACCAGAAATACTAAATGTGGTTATAGAAATGTGGGTTTATTAACAAACCTACATTAGAATAGCTCCATAATAATTTCACAATCATAACTCCTCTAAACTATATAAATCGAGGTGTAAACATAGACATTTTTTGAGGTGGGATCatgttaataattaataaaggaTTGATTTCTCTGCAGTTATTAATCGAAGAAGCGTGCATGGCCGATGCTTCTTCTAACATATGTGTTTCTATTATTTTGGGGAGCAGCCTCGAGGCCTCTCCCACTCCCAACCAACACGCTGCTCAACCGAACCCAAGCTTGGTTCCGAGCCTACGCTCGTACGTTTATCTCCACCCCAACGATAAATACCACCCCTCTTCGGTGGATAGGTTTTTCAGCAACGGCGCATTGCTCTACAACAAAGAGGACGAGTCTAAGCCCGTCCGGATTGGCCGGGTGGCGCGAACCTCCCTAAGGGAGGAGATCCGAACGACGGCTTGTACTGGCTTGACTTCCCAAACGAGAAGGAAGCCCAGGATAAGGTTAGATGCAGGGATATAGCAAGCGCGGAGGCGTACATCCTCTTCAAACCGGCCGTTCTCAACGGGACATTCACAGATATTCAGGTGCATGGTCAGACTTAAGCCCTACTAGTTACTCCGTCAGTCCCTCCAATATATGTCCCACTTCACTCGACacggttttaagaaatgcaaaggaaagtgagttgaaaaagttaggcATATgcgagtcatacttttatataagagcatctccaaggggagaggtaaactaatataactaccatatttaccttttttcatgaaaaatcattctccaaagGGAGagatatttgagaaggtattatacattttctcattttgaacAGATATCTTTACCTCcccatcaatggagaggtaaaatcttataactatcatatttgccttcttttcatgaaaaactcTTCTCCAAGGAgaaaggtatttgagaaggcactttatatttttttaatgcattttgtactattattttatttttaaaaaataatttacctttctatatacattttccctttggaatgtgttactttttagaatgatatatttcactttttaagaaggtaaatacataatatacattttctatatacattctccccttggagatgctctaataatagtagtattaagtGAGACAACTAATAAGAGACGAACCGAAATAAAACTGAGACATGTAATGAGGGATAAagagagtaatttttttttcttagatctaaaaatttgtatatttataaaatatgtgTTTAGTGCTTATCAAATTAATGCTTAGAACCctcgtcccttaaaaatagaacatattttccattttggtcagTTAACTTTCttaactttctattttaggaagtggACCCTACAATCCACTATCActattttcactattttttctctttctctatcttactttactatttattttattttttctctttctctatcttactttactatttattttctctctcttactttactaattcttctctctcttactttatattcttctttcttactttaccaattatgcattaaaactcgtgtcgtttcaaaagtttttatttgtaCAGAAGTAGTAAAATTTAATGTAGTCTTTATCAATACTTTTATATGCTTCAACCACTATTAAGTGTGGATGTTTTATCCTTACAATGGCCACGCGACTGCAAAAATAGGGTTTATTAACAAATTGCCGTTGGGGAAAGTCGGCGAGCATGTGGGGGACTGGGAGCACGTGACGCTAAGAGTGAGAAACGTGGATGGAGTTCTTGACAGAGTGTATTTCTCCCAGCACACTGGGGGGAAATGGGTTAATGCTTCTGAGCTGCAGTTTCAAAATCAAACGGAGAAAATGTTCGCATGGTATTCTTCGAGGAACGGGCACGCTGGAAATAACGAGGAGGGACTGTTTCTGCAGGGGCCCGCCGGGAATGATGTCGGGATAAGGAATGATTGGGCCAAGAGTGACAAGATGGTGGATACAGAGGCGAGGTTCGTGGTGGTGGCGTCGGAGGGGGAGGCCGTGGTTGAACTATGAGAGGAAGTGGGGGCCCACAGTGCAGTATGATACGGCGGCGAAGGTGAGGGACGTGAGGAATTTGCTGCCGGGGAGTTGAAGGACACGTTGGATAAATTGGTGAAGGtgattgatcaagtttttgggATTTTGGGAAAGATGGGTCCACCGGACCCAAGTCCAAAGATTATTGGACTGGTGATGAAAAATAGCGATAGAGTTGTATGTTAGTGCGTGTGCAGACCTAGTAATAGAGCAATTAGAGATATGAGACCAAAGATTTCTGGTTAGGGTTTATTATAACACCTCTTATTTAAGAAAATACACTATAATCTATGTAGTACTAATAGTTTATCTCCGTTGAAAACACATCcgctaattattttcttaaaatatgtgtcaaactttacaaattaaaatagaatggattaatttttttttggtttgaccACAGGTGTTCCGAATCTGTCTTCGACGGAATCGGATTAATCCTACTCGACTAGGCTTGCgaattaaggccgaaagtctcccaGCGGGTGGTGGGGTTTGAACCAGAGTGGACTAATTTAAAAGTAACGTTTAAAATTTATGAAACTGATGATTATAGGCATTGATAGTGCATTGAATATTGTTATTGTAACTGTATCTTCCACTTTTTCATGGGGTTTGTGTAAGTAATTCTTCTAGCCACGTCAGATTATTAGCTACTCCATAGTAGTATTGTTAACCTAGTCTTAATGGAACTCTCTCGGTCTCTAATATCACCAATTATTTGCGTGAAATGTCAATGCTTTCTCTAATTACTTATGGAGTCTTTATTTCAAAATCGCAATTCATGTATTTGGATTCTCAAAGGTGTAAGTCTGTATTGAAgggataaaaacaaataattttgGAGTTATTTGTCAAAATAGTttgaactaaaaaaatataaaaaataaaattgaattcttaaacataaaatattaaagaGTTATTTACCTGTAAATTCTCTAAGCCTTCATTTAAAAtctaaatacattaattttgaatttaattttctgattttatCCATGATATAAAAATTGttcaatataattaaaaaaattattatctaaaaaaacaaacaatacaatTGAGGAAAGAGCTAAATTAGAGTAATtcaaaaaatcatatttttgacTGAAATTGTTCttggggaaaaaaaatataatcccatatataattcatatatttaaatttgaagAAAAGAAAGTTTGCATTGGTGAGGTACTCTCAACTTGAACACGGCGGCCTCTTACAAATGATTCAAAACTTTGGGCCATAAACTATAGTTaaaatattttagaaaatataaattttctGAAAATTTCTTTATATTGATCATAAATGCTCCCTCTGTCTAATAAGATCTTCTTTTTCATCTCAAATGATCCAAAAATATGGGGCATAAACTATAATTAAACTATTTgagaaaatacataaattttctGAAAAATTTGTTTATGTTCTTCATAAATGCTCGATCTGTCTATAAGATCTtatttttcatctcaaattgaTAACTTACAATCTTTATCGGATGGATCAGCTAACTTTCTATCATGGCCAATCTAGTAAAATTTAAGAAtctcttaattttttccagttaaGTGCATTGactaaaatactaaaatagGCTAAGTTCATAATCACATTTTCAGATCTTCTTAATGTTTGAGGAGAGGAGGTTGATTGCAATTTTGCGACGAATTAAATAGTAGGAGTTCATTAATAGATTTTATAATCCGGAATCAATGAAACCGAATTTCACAATCATAACTCCTCTTCTTAGTATCAAAGATATAAATAGTAGAGTTAATGAGGTTGgttagtaaataaaaaacgtagACAATTTTTGAGGTAGGATGATCATGACAAAGGATTCATTTCTTTGCTCTTCATCTTCTACCGAAGGAGGATTAGGGTTTAATCCCACCAAGAAATGTGCATTGTCGATGTTACTTCTTCTTACATATGTGTTGCTATTATTGAGGGGAGCAGCTTCCAATCCTCTCCCAATCAACTCGCCGCTAACCCGAACCCAAATGGAAGACTTGTTCCGCGCCTACGCTCCGTATCTTTATCTCCACCCTGATGAAGAATACCTCCCGTCTTCGGTGGATTGGTTTTTCAGCAACGGCGCATTGCTGTATAAGAATGGGGAGGAGTCGAGGCCGGTCCGGATCGAGCCAGATGGCGCGAACCTCCCTATGGAAGGTTATCCGGATGGCTCGTACTGGATTGACCTCCCGGCCGACAAGGGAGGCCGGGATAGGGTTAGCCACGGGGATATAGCGAGTGCAGAGGCGTACGTCCACTTCAAACCGGGCGTTGAGAACGGGAAGTTCACAGATATTCAGGTGCATGGGCGGAACTACTAAGGACTCTCTAGGGGCTTAAGCTGTTACTATTTaacttttttcttttaacttaactccccctccgtccatgattaaTTACCgtaactttcatttttttccgtCTATAATTAATTCTCAattatttttactacttttggtaatgtacataacatttcactaactttttacacGTAATTTtcactacatttcttaaacccGTGTCAGGTCAATCCGTGTCAATTAATCATGGATGTATTGAGTAAATTTTAGACTTTTTTTGTCCTTAtcaaattactataaaattaatactttgCTAATATTTTTATCTGCATCCGCCACTATTCAGGTGTGGATGTTTTATCCATTCAACGGCCACGCGACTGCGAAAATATTGTTTATTAAGAGAGTGTCGCTGGGGAAAGTCGGCGAGCACGTGAGCGATTGGGAGCACGTGACGCTAAGAGTAAGGAACGTGGATGGAGTTCTAGACAGAGTATATTTCTCCCAACACAGCGGGGGGAAATGGGTTAATGCTTCTCTGCTGCAGTTTGAAAGCGGGAATAGGTTCGCATGGTATTCTTCGAGGAACGGGCACGCTGGGAACAACGAGCCGGGGCTGTATCTGCAGGGGCCCGGGAATGGGGTCGGGATAAGGAACGATTGGGCAAAGAGCAACAAGGTGGTGGATACGGGGGCGAGGTTCGTGGTGGTGGCGTCGGAGGGGGAGGCGGAGGCCGTGGTGGAGCCGCCGTGGTTGAGTTATCAGAGCAAGTGGGGGCCCACGAAGCAGTATGATACGGCTGTGGAAGTGAAGAGAGTGAGGAAGTTTCTGCTGGGAAAATTGAAGAAAGCGTTGGATAAATTGGTGAACGTGATTGATGAAGTTTATGGGACAGATGGGCCCACGGGACCCAAGGTCAAAAATAATTGGAGTGGCAATGAAGCATAGAGTCAAACATGCTACTTTTTGTTTTACAAACAGTTTTCTTTATATTTGTAAGAAAACTGTTTATTTGCCTGGTGGATATATCTTGTGATTTATAGaatatatttaaaaagaatATTTGAGAGTTTCGATTTTTCAATATTTCAAACAGTTTACTACTACCCAAACATAAAAACAATCTCTATCGATTACATCTTAAAATAAGCATAAAAATGaaccataaaaataattaaaccaAAATCTTAAACTGCACCGGTTGTCAAATTTAACAAATTTAGATCGTAGCGATTTTTAAGATGGAGGCATTATTATGCTTTGAATCGAATTGATGATTTAAGGTGACTAAGCTGAAGAGGCGAGGGATGCACATATCATCTAGAGGGAGTAGTGGCGAGTGAATATCCACCTTTTGAGTTACTACGTCCACGGACCGCACATGCTGCCCTTTGGGGCCAACTTCTTTAATGACATTTCTTTGGTCACCAGTTGGCCCCAACAACGAGGCAGCATGGGCCAAGCCGCCGCTCTAGCAGGGGCTTAGCCGATGCCGAACCATTGAAGAGGGTTCTGTTTGTTACTTAGTTGTGCTCTTATATAAGAGATGGAAGAGAAGTGAACGGAAATTGTGGATAGTCCAAAACCGATAGAGATGGAGATAgagataaagataaagagatataCAAACAAAATAGATatagatagagatagagataaaCAGAAATAGAGATGGAGAGATATATAAACAGAAATAGAGATAGAGAGATAGAATAATCAGATAGAGAGAGGAGCCAATTACAAATTAATGATGTCtgttagtactccctccgtcctggaCTACTTAcacttattttctttctgggcgtcccaagttatttgcactatttccatttttagtaaaaattatcacctacagccgcaattgttgactttgttatacactcattccttaatctccgtgccgaaaaggaaatgtgcgagtagtccgggacggagggagtactatatttttcacTCATTGATTACACTGCTTAGGTTCTCTTACTAGAggagtagtattaaattaattagcCACTCCATCATATTGATcgttaaaatattattttgattacccgaatactaataaaataaaattactactactcAATCTGAGATGAAAAAGGAGATCTTATTAGAAATATGGAGCATTTATGATGAATATAAagaaatttttagaaaatttataatttctaaATTACTTAATGTGAAGACATTAATTGCTCAGTTGCAATttgttggtagattgtgataGCTCGGCAGTTCGCGCACCGAGTTCGGCAAGTTCGGCAAGTTCGCCAGTTCGCAAGTTCGGCAGTTCGCAAGTTCGGCAGTTCGGTAGTTCGGCAGTTCGGCAACAAGCTCGGCAGCTCcgtgatctggagagaaagatcaaaacatgaagaagagctcggctgCTATGACAACTCGTTTTAACAGCCATTAGATCTGGTTGGTAGTCAAGAtttaatcctagccgtaggattaAAAATAGCCGTTAGTTTGTTAAATAGCTAATCTTTTAGTTAGCTTTGTACAATAGCTTTTACACAATTCCATTCCAATATTCCAAGAAGGAAATTCTCTTCAAGATTCGAAATCTCCAAGTTCTTAATCCTCAACGCCTCATTCATctaatcccaacaagtggcgccgtctgtgggaaagctCCAGTGGTGAATCGATCAAGCCCTAAAATCGATTTCAATGGCTTCGCGATTTGAAGCAGAAAAGTTTACCGGAAAAAATGATTTCGGTTTGtggagaatgaagatcaagGCGTTGCTAATCCAGCAAGGGTTGGCGGATGCACTCAACAAAGATGATCCGGAAGTAGTTCTCGATGAGAGATCAAAACAGAAGCGAGCTGAGGTACTTGCTAAAGCGCATAGCGTGGTAGTGTTATCTCTCGGAGACAAGGTCTTGCGAGAAGTTTCAAAGGAGACTACGGCGATCGGAATTCTTGAGAAGTGCGAGGAGTTGTACATGACAAAATCCCTTGCCAATCGACTTTTTATGAAGCAGCGGCTGTATTCATACCGCTTTAGTGAGGAGAATAATATTTTGGAGCAATTGGAAGATTTCGGAAAGGCAatcgatgatcttgagaacatcGACGTCACCATCGGGGAAGAGGATAAGGCCATACTCCTATTGAATGCCCTGCCTAAAACATACGATCAGATGCGGGATGCAATTCTGTTTGGAAGGGAGGGGACTGTGACTTTGCTACAGGTTCAGTCGGCCCTCAGATCAAAGGAATTGCAGAAGAATGGGGACCAAGGAACTCAGGTAGTCCCCGAGAGCTTGACTATCAAAAAGTTCAAGGGAAAAAGGGGATTCAAGAAGGACAAGGAAGCCCCCAAGTTTAATGGGAGCGGCCAGAAAGAGACACGCtcttgccattggtgcaagaagccggGGCATCTCAAGAAAGATTGCTTCGCTTGGAAGCGGAAGCAAGCCCAAGAAGGTGACAACCCCAAGCCCAGCTCCGATTGTGTTGAGGAGCAAGAGACCACTCATGCCTTGAATGTGATGGAATGGCCGGGAGTAGGATCATGGATTCTTGATTCCGGATGTAGTTTTCACATGTGTCCCAGTGTTGAGCTATTTGAAGAGATTTCAGGGGCACAAGGGACTGTGGTGTTGGGCAACAACCAAGTGTGCCAGGTTAAAGGAATTGGGAGTGTTCGATTCAAGCTTGAAGATAACTCCACTATGATCTTGAGTAATGTCAGATACATACCTGAAGTAAAACGTAATCTGATATCTTTGGGGTCCCTTGAAAAGAAGGGCTGCTCTTTTGGTTCTGTTAATGGGGCAATGGAAGTCAGGAGAAGTGGAAGTTTGGTGCTTAGAGGCAAAAGAAATGGCAGCTTGTATTATCTATGTGGATCTGCTGTCAGAGATGCTGCTCAGGCAAATGCAGTGAAGTCAGGGTCTATGGAGCTTTGGCATTTAAGGCTTGGGCATCCAGCTGATAGGAGCATTAAAGAACTGATGAAAAGGGATGTGATTGAAGGATCTGAAGAAAGATCCGGCAAACCATGTGAAGAATGCATCCTGAGCAAAGCCAAGAAGCTTTTATATCAGAAAGGTAAACACACCTCCACTGCCCCACTTGATTATGTGCACAGCGACTTGTGGGGGCCTTCTCCGGTTCTATCTGTTGGGGGAGGGAGATATTACATGACAGTAATAGATGACTACTCTAGAAAGATGT encodes:
- the LOC121784394 gene encoding uncharacterized protein LOC121784394 gives rise to the protein MEDLFRAYAPYLYLHPDEEYLPSSVDWFFSNGALLYKNGEESRPVRIEPDGANLPMEGYPDGSYWIDLPADKGGRDRVSHGDIASAEAYVHFKPGVENGKFTDIQVWMFYPFNGHATAKILFIKRVSLGKVGEHVSDWEHVTLRVRNVDGVLDRVYFSQHSGGKWVNASLLQFESGNRFAWYSSRNGHAGNNEPGLYLQGPGNGVGIRNDWAKSNKVVDTGARFVVVASEGEAEAVVEPPWLSYQSKWGPTKQYDTAVEVKRVRKFLLGKLKKALDKLVNVIDEVYGTDGPTGPKVKNNWSGNEA